In Candidatus Eisenbacteria bacterium, the following are encoded in one genomic region:
- a CDS encoding fibronectin type III domain-containing protein: protein MGTRWLLIATLLLAAGCNDGGTVGDHSPPAAPRGVYTVTGDGEVFVHWLANTEGDVAGYRIYEAPCDAGGSCPYDRVGATSGTSFTVTGLTNGVTRYYAVAAFDHAGNESELSVEVLFDTPRPEGVGRVLTNYLADTLNAGYDFSAFAVRSVNHPLTDMFFGFNGGIYQMFVPDLNTDIQDAGYRTTLDAVDYAPTTGWSPSGSVELIIGHCYIVWTRDDNYAKFRVTDIRPASGSAAEVVFDWAYQEDPGNRELRAGKVKNGERGATRPIAWNP from the coding sequence ATGGGCACCAGGTGGTTACTGATCGCGACCCTGCTCCTGGCCGCCGGCTGTAACGATGGCGGCACCGTCGGCGACCACAGCCCACCGGCGGCCCCGCGCGGCGTGTACACCGTGACCGGTGACGGCGAAGTCTTCGTCCACTGGCTCGCCAACACCGAGGGTGACGTGGCCGGCTATCGCATCTACGAGGCGCCCTGCGATGCGGGCGGAAGCTGTCCGTACGACCGCGTCGGAGCGACCTCCGGCACCAGCTTCACCGTCACCGGCCTCACCAACGGCGTGACGCGTTACTATGCGGTCGCCGCCTTCGACCATGCCGGCAACGAGAGCGAGCTGTCGGTCGAAGTCCTGTTCGACACGCCCCGACCCGAGGGCGTGGGCCGGGTCCTGACCAACTACCTCGCCGACACGCTGAACGCCGGCTACGACTTCTCGGCCTTTGCCGTGCGCTCGGTGAACCATCCGCTCACGGACATGTTCTTCGGGTTCAACGGCGGCATCTATCAGATGTTCGTCCCGGACCTGAATACCGACATCCAGGATGCCGGCTACCGCACCACCCTCGATGCCGTCGACTACGCCCCGACCACCGGCTGGTCGCCGAGCGGGAGCGTCGAGCTCATCATCGGGCACTGTTACATCGTGTGGACCCGTGACGACAACTACGCGAAGTTCCGGGTCACCGATATTCGTCCCGCGTCGGGCAGCGCGGCGGAGGTGGTCTTCGACTGGGCGTACCAGGAGGACCCCGGCAACCGCGAGCTGCGCGCGGGCAAGGTGAAGAATGGCGAGCGTGGCGCGACCCGCCCGATCGCATGGAACCCATAG
- a CDS encoding sigma 54-interacting transcriptional regulator: protein MHRAIPPDSAHAGLPVREGVQHEAVGDIYFAADNFAAAVESYAAACHDAADSTPADRLRILLKLARSQDRRGDFSASLQVLEQARELTRALRDPVINAQIAAPMAWAHAQLGQYHRARRFGLYAYRALRNGQDHRTVGELGVTLGVCHTRLGRNAEAIEWLQDAAATFRRIDDSEGLVSALNNLGLVYKNLREWREATRFLEQALRIDERAGFYSKMRGHHQNLGLVRYSLGQWDLAEEDFRTALQVARDTGHRQGEAMALMAMGRLARRRRQLDRAEESFRRAMTLADQVGAERESALAREFLAEVELDRGNPPAALAMLLPALDLARKRAPEGDVVGELETRIGLALLHMGKAEDGKDHLLRGAIIAQSLGDRLEQAVAERAMARLEALRGNVNGVESHIRAAAQAFEQLSESYELGTTLASWGELLLLMPAGLRAQVDLELIGESAKRAAALFRNLGVLALSAEAYLTMARLESERERFDQALSHLEQAEMWLREAGDAGGEDRVLALRREIERQYVAVSLSTSNEFRALDEANRLFRDTSDMEGLLAQTVKLAVEHAGGDRGFVAYNSAGSRMDVVAQHGLGRDRARRIMQLVQGLAGHRMGESGPVYSSRVAADPRFSAALGGSLEGVGSLVCVPLNFPSQALGMVYVDRFSDNLHGAFKQRDLNLLAVLANTAAVAIVEAQRSLLLMENQELRKQLKPVPGLDRVVSNSAEMADILKLLTKVGDSSATVLFLGETGTGKGLLAHVVHEISSRRDGPFVQVNCAAIPEQLLESELFGYVQGAFTGANRDKTGLFEEAEGGTIFLDEIEKVPETVQAKLLHVLDRGEVRPVGATRSRHVDARVICATNGDLRDRIQSGRFLEDLFYRLNDITVRVPALRERREDIPTLAQHFLDLFSRQMEKPLKGFGSDVLKALLAHDWRGNVRELEKTVKRMVVLADEGAVLDRSLLPAEIRDVVVDPRSVGRTLRSNVAQLERRMVAEALERNRWNKARTARDLGLSYPTLLTKIRSFKLERSRNGN from the coding sequence GTGCATCGAGCGATCCCCCCCGATTCAGCTCATGCTGGCCTCCCGGTTCGGGAGGGCGTCCAGCATGAGGCGGTCGGCGACATCTACTTCGCGGCTGACAACTTCGCCGCGGCTGTTGAGTCATATGCAGCCGCCTGCCACGACGCCGCGGACTCGACTCCGGCCGACCGGCTGAGAATTCTACTCAAGCTGGCTCGCAGCCAGGACCGGCGTGGAGATTTCTCCGCGTCGCTCCAGGTGCTGGAGCAGGCGCGTGAGTTGACCCGGGCTCTGCGCGATCCGGTGATCAATGCGCAGATCGCGGCGCCCATGGCGTGGGCTCACGCCCAGCTCGGCCAGTACCATCGCGCGCGACGCTTCGGTCTCTACGCCTATCGGGCGCTCCGCAACGGACAGGACCACCGCACGGTCGGCGAGCTCGGCGTCACGCTCGGCGTGTGCCATACGCGCCTGGGGCGGAATGCCGAGGCGATCGAGTGGCTGCAGGACGCGGCCGCCACCTTCCGCAGGATCGACGACTCCGAAGGACTCGTCAGCGCCCTCAACAATCTCGGCCTGGTCTACAAGAACCTCCGCGAGTGGCGCGAGGCCACGCGCTTCCTCGAGCAGGCGCTCCGGATCGACGAGCGCGCCGGGTTCTACTCGAAGATGCGCGGGCATCATCAGAACCTTGGGCTGGTGCGCTACAGCCTGGGCCAATGGGATCTCGCCGAGGAGGACTTCCGGACCGCGCTGCAGGTCGCGCGCGACACCGGACACCGGCAGGGCGAAGCGATGGCGCTCATGGCGATGGGCCGCCTCGCGCGCCGGCGGCGCCAGCTCGACCGGGCGGAGGAGAGCTTCCGCCGAGCGATGACGCTGGCCGACCAGGTTGGAGCCGAGCGCGAGAGCGCTCTGGCCCGCGAGTTCCTGGCCGAGGTCGAGCTCGACCGGGGGAATCCGCCCGCTGCGTTGGCGATGCTGTTGCCGGCCCTCGATCTCGCGCGCAAGCGCGCTCCCGAAGGCGACGTCGTCGGCGAGCTGGAGACGCGGATCGGTCTCGCCCTCCTCCACATGGGAAAGGCCGAGGACGGCAAGGACCACCTGCTGCGCGGCGCGATCATCGCGCAGTCCTTGGGTGACCGGCTGGAGCAGGCAGTCGCCGAGCGCGCTATGGCCCGTCTCGAAGCACTGCGCGGCAACGTGAATGGCGTCGAGAGTCATATTCGCGCGGCGGCTCAGGCCTTCGAGCAGCTGAGCGAGAGCTACGAGTTGGGGACGACGCTGGCTTCCTGGGGTGAGCTGCTGCTCCTCATGCCTGCAGGTCTCCGGGCGCAGGTCGATCTGGAGCTGATTGGCGAGTCCGCCAAACGTGCCGCGGCATTGTTTCGCAACCTGGGCGTGCTCGCCCTGTCCGCCGAGGCTTACCTCACCATGGCCCGGCTCGAATCCGAGCGCGAGCGCTTCGATCAGGCGCTGTCGCACCTCGAGCAGGCCGAGATGTGGCTTCGCGAAGCCGGTGACGCCGGCGGCGAGGATCGCGTCCTCGCGCTTCGCAGGGAGATCGAGCGCCAGTACGTGGCGGTGTCACTCTCGACCTCGAACGAATTCCGTGCGCTCGACGAGGCCAATCGGCTCTTCCGCGACACTTCCGATATGGAGGGGCTGCTCGCCCAGACCGTGAAGCTGGCGGTGGAGCACGCGGGCGGCGACCGTGGCTTCGTCGCCTACAACTCCGCGGGGAGCCGCATGGACGTGGTGGCGCAGCACGGCCTGGGTCGTGACCGCGCGCGCCGCATCATGCAGCTCGTGCAGGGGCTGGCCGGACACCGCATGGGCGAATCCGGTCCGGTGTACTCGAGCCGGGTCGCCGCGGATCCGCGCTTCAGCGCGGCGCTCGGTGGCTCACTCGAAGGCGTGGGCTCGCTGGTCTGCGTCCCGCTCAACTTCCCCTCGCAGGCACTGGGGATGGTGTACGTCGACCGCTTCAGCGACAACCTGCACGGCGCGTTCAAGCAGCGCGACCTCAACCTGCTGGCCGTGCTGGCGAACACCGCCGCCGTCGCGATCGTCGAGGCACAGCGGTCCTTGCTGCTCATGGAGAACCAGGAGCTACGCAAGCAGCTCAAGCCGGTGCCCGGCCTCGATCGGGTGGTGAGCAACTCCGCGGAGATGGCGGACATCCTCAAGCTCCTCACCAAGGTCGGCGACAGCTCGGCGACGGTGCTCTTCCTCGGCGAGACCGGCACGGGCAAAGGCCTGCTCGCCCACGTGGTGCACGAGATCTCGAGCCGCCGCGACGGTCCCTTCGTTCAGGTCAACTGCGCGGCGATTCCCGAGCAGCTGCTCGAGAGCGAGCTCTTCGGCTACGTGCAGGGCGCCTTCACCGGCGCGAACCGCGACAAGACCGGTCTCTTCGAGGAGGCCGAGGGTGGAACCATCTTCCTGGACGAGATCGAGAAGGTCCCCGAGACGGTGCAGGCCAAGCTGCTCCACGTGCTCGACCGCGGTGAGGTGCGGCCGGTCGGTGCCACCCGCAGCAGGCACGTCGATGCCCGGGTGATCTGCGCCACCAACGGAGACCTGCGCGATCGCATCCAGTCGGGACGGTTCCTCGAGGACCTCTTCTACCGGCTCAACGACATCACGGTGCGGGTGCCCGCGCTGCGCGAGCGGCGAGAAGACATCCCGACGCTGGCGCAGCATTTCCTCGACCTCTTCAGCCGCCAGATGGAGAAGCCCCTGAAGGGTTTCGGCTCCGACGTCCTCAAGGCGCTTCTCGCTCACGACTGGCGAGGCAACGTGCGCGAGCTGGAGAAGACCGTGAAGCGCATGGTGGTGCTGGCCGACGAGGGGGCGGTGCTCGACCGCTCGCTCCTGCCGGCCGAGATCCGCGACGTCGTCGTGGATCCCAGGTCCGTCGGGCGCACACTGCGGTCCAACGTCGCGCAGCTCGAGCGCCGCATGGTGGCCGAGGCGCTGGAGCGCAACCGCTGGAACAAGGCGCGTACGGCCCGCGATCTCGGCCTCAGCTACCCGACCTTGCTGACCAAGATCCGGAGCTTCAAGCTCGAGCGGAGCCGCAACGGCAATTAG
- a CDS encoding Ppx/GppA phosphatase family protein — translation MSDDNALRVAAIDVGSNSIRLLVADVAPGDGFEGVSTVARAGEPCRLGRGLEKTGVIEPELAERAAHLVHEFVRRSRSLGARRFLVGGTAALRSAANGPLVARQIADRTGIEVRILSGEEEARLVYEAVVLGLGTPARRSSCVVFDLGGGSTEVVSGFGERAGRWTSLPFGAVSLTERFLHRSPAEAAEVESLEAFVSSEVERRCGDLPASAPVLAGVGGTVTAFAVLDLGLEAYEPERVEGCLIDATRLEAVVDRLIRSSEADRRRMTALGKGRADIVVAGALAVRVLARRFRSRSLLCSTQGLRYGLARLAFREALGRPTRFPVDQSSTRPDTALGAAKDPPPTSDR, via the coding sequence ATGAGCGACGACAACGCACTCCGCGTCGCGGCGATCGACGTCGGCTCGAACTCGATTCGCCTGCTGGTGGCCGACGTGGCGCCCGGGGATGGGTTCGAGGGCGTGTCGACCGTCGCGCGCGCGGGAGAGCCGTGCCGCCTCGGCCGCGGACTGGAGAAGACTGGCGTGATCGAGCCGGAGCTGGCGGAGCGGGCCGCACACCTGGTCCACGAGTTCGTTCGCCGCAGCCGCTCACTCGGCGCCCGCCGCTTCCTGGTCGGCGGGACCGCCGCGCTGCGCAGCGCCGCCAACGGTCCCCTCGTCGCCCGGCAGATCGCCGACCGGACCGGGATCGAGGTTCGGATCCTGTCGGGCGAGGAGGAGGCTCGCCTGGTCTACGAGGCCGTGGTGCTGGGGCTGGGGACGCCGGCCCGGCGGAGCTCATGCGTCGTCTTCGACCTCGGAGGGGGGAGCACCGAGGTGGTCAGCGGATTCGGCGAGCGCGCCGGCCGCTGGACCAGCCTGCCTTTCGGGGCCGTGAGCCTCACCGAGCGGTTCCTCCACCGAAGCCCTGCCGAGGCTGCCGAGGTCGAGAGCCTGGAGGCGTTCGTTTCCTCCGAGGTGGAGCGACGGTGCGGCGATCTGCCGGCGTCGGCCCCGGTCCTGGCCGGGGTGGGGGGGACGGTGACCGCCTTCGCGGTTCTGGATCTGGGGCTCGAGGCCTACGAACCGGAGCGGGTCGAGGGGTGCCTGATCGACGCCACCCGGCTCGAGGCCGTCGTGGATCGATTGATCCGGTCGAGCGAAGCCGACCGGCGGCGGATGACTGCCCTCGGCAAGGGGCGGGCGGACATCGTCGTCGCCGGGGCCCTGGCCGTCCGGGTGCTTGCCCGAAGGTTCAGGAGCCGGAGCCTTCTCTGCTCCACTCAGGGGCTCCGCTACGGTCTTGCGAGACTGGCCTTTCGGGAGGCTTTGGGTCGTCCGACCCGGTTCCCCGTTGACCAGTCGTCGACCAGGCCCGATACTGCACTCGGCGCTGCTAAAGACCCCCCTCCAACCAGCGACCGCTGA
- the rlmN gene encoding 23S rRNA (adenine(2503)-C(2))-methyltransferase RlmN encodes MSVTLSRSSSLSRPPLFGLTRASLGTGLVDQGYPRYRADQIFAWIYQKHLRTPAAMRNLPAALRERMEAFYDLQIPRVASAHESRDGMTHKFVIELDDGARVECVSMRTERRLTFCLSSQAGCALGCTFCATGLMGLKRNLGAHEIVGQVLRMGDFHQWKDPRFNLVFMGMGEPLANYEAVVSAIRILHDERGLNLGARRITVSTSGVIPGIRRLAEEGLQVGLALSLHACDDELRDRLVPINKRWPVAELIDAARFYGEKSGRRVTLEYTLLAGVNDRPEDARRLAELARSLPSKINLIPYNPVPGLSWKRPSREAVEGFVHRLYPVAPAVTVRHTMGGEIWAACGQLGGLTPET; translated from the coding sequence ATGTCCGTGACCTTGTCCAGATCCTCATCGCTCTCTCGACCCCCGCTCTTCGGCCTGACCCGGGCTTCGCTCGGAACCGGCCTCGTGGATCAGGGTTACCCGCGGTACCGGGCGGATCAGATCTTCGCCTGGATCTACCAGAAGCACCTCCGGACCCCCGCGGCCATGCGCAACCTGCCGGCCGCGCTGAGGGAGCGCATGGAGGCCTTCTACGACCTGCAGATCCCGCGGGTCGCGAGCGCGCACGAGAGCCGTGACGGCATGACCCACAAGTTCGTCATCGAGCTCGACGATGGCGCCCGGGTCGAATGCGTGTCGATGCGCACGGAGCGTCGGCTGACGTTCTGCCTCTCGAGCCAGGCGGGGTGCGCCCTGGGCTGCACCTTCTGCGCGACCGGCCTGATGGGGCTCAAGCGCAACCTCGGGGCTCACGAGATCGTGGGCCAGGTCCTGCGGATGGGCGACTTCCATCAATGGAAGGACCCGCGCTTCAACCTGGTCTTCATGGGAATGGGCGAGCCGCTCGCCAACTACGAGGCCGTGGTCTCGGCCATCCGCATCCTCCACGACGAGCGCGGACTCAACCTCGGCGCGCGACGCATCACCGTCTCCACCAGCGGGGTGATCCCGGGGATCCGCCGGCTGGCCGAGGAAGGCCTGCAGGTCGGACTCGCGCTCTCGCTCCACGCGTGCGACGACGAGCTGCGCGATCGGCTGGTGCCCATCAACAAGCGCTGGCCGGTCGCCGAGCTCATCGACGCCGCCCGCTTCTACGGAGAGAAGAGCGGCCGGCGCGTGACCCTCGAATACACGCTGCTCGCCGGGGTCAACGACCGGCCCGAGGATGCGCGCCGGCTCGCCGAGCTCGCGCGCTCGCTGCCCAGCAAGATCAATCTGATCCCGTACAACCCGGTCCCCGGGCTGTCGTGGAAGCGTCCCTCGCGCGAGGCCGTGGAAGGGTTCGTCCACCGTCTCTATCCGGTGGCGCCCGCGGTGACGGTCCGTCACACCATGGGCGGCGAGATCTGGGCGGCCTGCGGCCAGCTCGGAGGACTGACGCCCGAGACATGA
- a CDS encoding ATP-binding protein, with amino-acid sequence MSPGTPRPALTLRTQLLLAFLALALIPTAVLTTFTLNRLGRALELWNTPGVDRALESALETSNTSLARMEGTVLAQADEYAAALPHEPLTGPRRAALQAGLRATGLDFIQLYTRRDGKWGLAEEVRPEGVLAVTPMDLADELASELPADRVIQSPRGALAGVAPMGGDYALVAGMQFQPDYFESLERVGRGVSFYRRFGVVRDVSRAYMLLLVALLVAALAGTAVWASTVLAAGLTRPLTRLERALENVAAGDLSVRIEPQGPREVAALSDRFNTMTERLSAARDALQRAEREAAWREVARRLAHEFKNLLTPMSLSLHRLRRRTGAVTDEHRTAVSESLAALANGVDQMARLSEQFAQYARLPEPRFETVDLDHVVRSAVALHEHEGVQVDVVNPASSVNVRGDSLLLSRAVHNLILNACEASPQGSRVEVRTRIEDGQAVVEVMDRGQGLDPAVRARLFEPYVSTKRRGSGLGLSLVRDVAQQHGGRVTLEDRAGGGAVARFTVPRGEAPESGERGDA; translated from the coding sequence ATGAGCCCCGGGACGCCGCGTCCCGCGCTGACGCTCCGCACCCAGCTGTTGCTGGCGTTCCTGGCGCTGGCGCTGATTCCTACCGCCGTGCTCACGACGTTCACGCTCAACCGCCTGGGTCGCGCGCTCGAGCTGTGGAACACGCCCGGCGTCGACCGGGCGCTCGAATCGGCGCTCGAGACCAGCAACACCTCGCTCGCGCGCATGGAAGGGACGGTCCTGGCCCAGGCCGACGAGTACGCGGCGGCGCTGCCTCACGAGCCGCTCACCGGGCCGCGGCGTGCGGCGCTTCAGGCCGGGCTCCGGGCGACGGGGCTGGATTTCATCCAGCTCTACACGCGCCGCGACGGGAAGTGGGGACTGGCCGAGGAAGTGCGGCCCGAGGGCGTGCTGGCGGTGACGCCGATGGATCTCGCGGACGAGCTCGCGTCCGAGCTCCCGGCCGATCGTGTCATCCAGTCGCCGCGCGGGGCGCTGGCCGGCGTCGCGCCCATGGGCGGCGACTACGCGCTGGTCGCCGGCATGCAGTTCCAGCCCGACTATTTCGAATCGCTCGAGCGCGTCGGGCGCGGCGTGAGCTTCTACCGGCGCTTCGGCGTCGTGCGGGACGTGTCGCGCGCCTACATGCTGCTGCTCGTCGCGCTTCTGGTGGCGGCGCTGGCCGGAACCGCGGTGTGGGCGTCGACCGTGCTGGCCGCGGGCCTCACGCGTCCACTGACCCGGCTCGAGCGCGCGCTCGAGAACGTGGCGGCCGGCGATCTCTCCGTGCGCATCGAGCCACAGGGACCGCGCGAGGTGGCGGCGCTCTCCGACCGCTTCAACACCATGACCGAGCGCCTCTCGGCGGCGCGCGACGCTCTGCAGCGCGCCGAGCGCGAAGCCGCGTGGCGCGAAGTCGCGCGCCGGCTGGCTCACGAGTTCAAGAACCTTTTGACACCGATGTCGCTCTCCCTCCACCGTCTGCGTCGCCGCACGGGAGCGGTGACCGACGAGCACCGCACGGCGGTGTCGGAGAGTCTGGCCGCGCTGGCGAACGGCGTGGATCAGATGGCACGGCTCTCGGAGCAGTTCGCGCAATACGCGCGACTTCCGGAGCCGCGCTTCGAGACCGTGGATCTCGATCACGTCGTGCGCTCGGCGGTCGCGCTGCACGAGCACGAGGGGGTTCAGGTGGACGTGGTGAATCCAGCGAGCTCGGTGAACGTGCGGGGCGACTCTCTGCTCTTGTCGCGGGCGGTGCACAACCTGATCCTCAACGCCTGCGAGGCCAGCCCTCAAGGCTCCCGGGTCGAAGTCCGCACGCGCATCGAGGACGGACAGGCGGTGGTCGAAGTGATGGACCGCGGCCAGGGGCTCGACCCGGCGGTGCGGGCGCGCCTGTTCGAGCCTTATGTGAGCACCAAGCGCCGGGGCAGCGGGCTCGGCCTCTCGCTGGTGCGGGATGTCGCGCAGCAGCATGGCGGCCGGGTGACGCTCGAAGATCGCGCCGGCGGCGGCGCCGTGGCGCGCTTCACGGTGCCGCGAGGCGAAGCGCCGGAATCCGGCGAGAGAGGAGACGCATGA
- a CDS encoding sigma-54 dependent transcriptional regulator, which yields MTPDTALQVLVVDDDPEIRRTLRGVLEDEGHRVSEAGDGVRALEAIEQRRFDVVLLDVNMPEMGGLQALTMIREQSPQTGVIMVSGESTIGTAVQALKRGAFDFIEKPVDPERLLDVIAQAAHVTTLRLAESSNPADAMGILGKSPATQRLIADIRRAAPSQAKVLITGENGSGKDLVAEAIHRLSKRAGKPFVKLNCAAIPKDLVESELFGHEKGAFTGAMQKKEGRLERADEGTLFLDEIGDLSLEAQAKLLRAIETGEVDRVGASDTVKVDVRIVSATNKDLAEEIEKGEFRRDLYYRLNTLPIHVAPLRERRTDIPLIAEHYLAMFCAAEGKPVKRITPEALEILQEYRWPGNVRELKNVMERAAILVEGSEIRAEDVAPWMEATPESEEPAGLRGEIERREADAIRKALEAANWNVTQAAAGLGIDRTNLHRKMRKYGLARR from the coding sequence ATGACGCCGGACACGGCGCTACAGGTGTTGGTGGTCGATGACGATCCCGAAATCCGGCGCACGCTGCGCGGCGTGCTGGAAGACGAAGGCCATCGCGTGTCGGAAGCGGGTGACGGCGTGCGCGCGCTCGAAGCCATCGAGCAGCGACGCTTCGACGTCGTGCTGCTCGACGTCAACATGCCGGAAATGGGCGGTCTCCAGGCGCTGACGATGATCCGTGAGCAGTCGCCGCAGACCGGCGTGATCATGGTGTCGGGCGAGAGCACGATCGGCACCGCCGTGCAGGCGCTGAAGCGCGGCGCCTTCGACTTCATCGAAAAACCGGTCGATCCGGAGCGGCTGCTCGACGTGATCGCCCAGGCCGCCCACGTCACGACCTTGCGTCTCGCGGAATCGAGCAACCCCGCGGACGCGATGGGCATTCTCGGCAAGAGTCCCGCCACGCAGCGTCTGATCGCCGACATCCGCCGCGCGGCGCCTTCGCAGGCCAAGGTGCTCATCACGGGCGAGAACGGATCCGGCAAGGACCTGGTGGCCGAAGCCATCCACCGGCTCTCGAAGCGCGCCGGCAAGCCGTTCGTCAAGCTCAACTGCGCCGCGATCCCGAAGGACCTGGTGGAGAGCGAGCTGTTCGGTCACGAGAAAGGGGCGTTCACCGGCGCGATGCAGAAGAAGGAAGGGCGCCTCGAGCGCGCCGATGAAGGGACCTTGTTCCTGGACGAGATCGGCGACCTGTCGCTGGAAGCCCAGGCCAAGCTGCTGCGCGCGATCGAAACCGGCGAGGTGGATCGCGTCGGCGCGTCGGACACGGTCAAGGTCGACGTTCGCATCGTGTCGGCCACCAACAAGGATCTCGCCGAGGAGATCGAGAAGGGCGAGTTCCGCCGCGATCTCTACTACCGACTCAACACGCTGCCGATCCATGTCGCGCCGCTGCGCGAGCGCCGCACCGACATTCCGCTCATCGCCGAGCACTACCTGGCGATGTTCTGCGCCGCCGAGGGGAAACCCGTCAAGCGCATCACGCCCGAAGCGCTCGAGATCCTCCAGGAGTATCGCTGGCCGGGAAACGTCCGGGAGCTCAAGAACGTCATGGAGCGCGCGGCGATCCTCGTCGAAGGCAGCGAGATCCGGGCCGAAGACGTGGCCCCCTGGATGGAGGCCACGCCGGAGTCGGAAGAGCCGGCCGGCCTGCGCGGCGAGATCGAGCGCCGCGAGGCGGATGCGATCCGCAAGGCGCTGGAGGCCGCCAATTGGAACGTCACCCAGGCGGCGGCCGGCCTCGGCATCGATCGCACCAACCTCCACCGCAAGATGCGCAAGTACGGCCTGGCTCGGCGCTGA
- a CDS encoding sigma-70 family RNA polymerase sigma factor, whose translation MNEGEPPAAFAASETEIRWSEAAAFLRRRLDYELPASARPHLDDLVQESLVRLLRAVRREPVLNVEALMTEIARRAAIDCLRRNTRWSAILTVDSSELDRAADSAPSHSRLGDPVERLQFVVLEFFTVREARCQELATAYFAEQDWKAVASRSGRSHDAVRKQWSRCLEMLRQAARDEFGPLMECLRDE comes from the coding sequence ATGAACGAGGGCGAACCACCAGCCGCCTTTGCCGCGAGCGAAACCGAGATCCGCTGGAGCGAGGCCGCGGCCTTTCTGCGCCGCCGGCTCGACTACGAGCTGCCGGCCAGCGCCCGTCCCCATCTGGACGACCTGGTGCAGGAGTCGCTGGTGCGGCTGCTGCGCGCCGTGCGGCGCGAGCCGGTGCTGAACGTCGAGGCGTTGATGACCGAGATCGCCCGGCGGGCGGCGATCGACTGCCTGCGGCGCAACACCCGCTGGAGCGCCATCCTGACCGTCGACTCCTCGGAGCTCGATCGGGCCGCGGATTCGGCGCCGTCGCATTCGCGGCTGGGAGATCCGGTGGAGCGGCTGCAGTTCGTCGTGCTGGAATTCTTCACGGTGCGCGAGGCTCGTTGCCAGGAGCTGGCGACCGCGTACTTCGCCGAGCAGGACTGGAAGGCGGTGGCTTCACGGAGCGGGAGGAGCCACGACGCCGTTCGCAAGCAGTGGTCGCGTTGTCTCGAGATGCTGCGCCAGGCGGCTCGCGACGAGTTCGGTCCCCTGATGGAGTGCCTGCGCGATGAATGA
- a CDS encoding zf-HC2 domain-containing protein, giving the protein MNEPLASVPHDWARAHLVRWRAGLLSEEDEARLTDHLRACEACAKLEPMERSAASDGGRHLPASVLAQWSQARTTLRGLERALARRHLERCAECRQDLELLGHAPALEVIPDLETTTLDQAAVSQPAPPAAPRHAIRVVRDDAGFRGRRLRDRALVAWASLATAAAAIAIVVLVRRPVIEGMPGPIPFSLSAPPAATHHAAGGPSVRLAPRPRSLSGPARGPRGGKVTVIPVMGPVPSLALAVRPLDLPDTSWVQVSLVRGDRDTMLTVLHRQWEFLPKRMLVIEGGDAPLEPGRYALVLTSPKSGAETRSAQTSRYLFELRPHPR; this is encoded by the coding sequence ATGAATGAGCCACTCGCCTCCGTTCCGCATGACTGGGCGCGCGCCCACCTGGTCCGCTGGCGGGCGGGACTCCTGAGCGAGGAGGATGAGGCTCGCCTCACGGATCACCTTCGAGCGTGCGAAGCGTGCGCGAAGCTCGAGCCGATGGAACGGAGCGCCGCCTCCGATGGCGGCCGGCACCTGCCGGCTTCCGTCCTGGCGCAGTGGTCGCAAGCGCGCACGACGCTGCGCGGGCTCGAGCGCGCGCTGGCTCGCCGCCATCTCGAGCGCTGTGCGGAGTGCCGCCAGGATCTCGAGCTGCTCGGTCACGCGCCTGCTCTGGAGGTGATCCCCGACCTCGAGACGACGACGCTCGATCAGGCCGCCGTCTCGCAGCCTGCGCCGCCCGCGGCTCCACGTCACGCCATTCGCGTCGTGCGGGACGATGCGGGCTTCCGTGGCCGGCGCCTGCGGGATCGCGCGCTGGTCGCCTGGGCGTCATTGGCGACGGCCGCGGCGGCGATCGCGATCGTGGTGCTGGTGCGACGCCCGGTGATCGAAGGCATGCCGGGTCCGATCCCGTTCAGCCTGTCGGCGCCGCCGGCCGCGACGCACCACGCGGCGGGCGGGCCTTCGGTGCGTCTGGCCCCGAGGCCTCGCTCGCTGTCGGGACCGGCACGCGGACCTCGCGGGGGCAAGGTGACGGTCATCCCGGTGATGGGTCCGGTGCCGAGCCTGGCGCTCGCGGTGCGGCCTCTCGACCTTCCGGACACGTCGTGGGTCCAGGTCTCGCTCGTGCGCGGCGATCGCGACACGATGCTCACCGTGCTCCACCGCCAATGGGAGTTCCTGCCCAAGCGCATGCTCGTGATCGAGGGTGGAGACGCGCCGCTCGAGCCGGGCCGATACGCGCTGGTGCTCACCAGCCCGAAGTCCGGCGCGGAGACCCGCAGCGCTCAGACGTCGCGCTATCTCTTCGAGCTTCGCCCCCACCCTCGCTGA